A DNA window from Actinokineospora baliensis contains the following coding sequences:
- a CDS encoding sensor histidine kinase, translating to MPQDDQRSWLPFARRAPADPGAVLASARRIGEDLADGLTGTGVASAARGLRGLVAADAVGLADLSGRPTWAGPVPGGTKWLAQVDEVLHSETRVGRPPLVVSPLHVHDELAGVLVVAGAVSPRASREATELVVAALERARLEASAEQAAQAELRALRAEISPHFVYNALTVIAALVHSDPERSHELMLDFADYNRYSLARHGDYTTVAEEFHAIETYLALQRAVLGERLRVQVRVAPEVLAVAIPYLVLQPLVENAVRHGVEPRPTGGVVQVRGEAEGGDCVITVDDDGVGMAPAHAEAILAGRGPADSVGLANVDRRLRNVYGPWYGLVVETERDAGTRVVVRMPMFAPGVVP from the coding sequence ATGCCGCAGGACGACCAGCGTTCGTGGCTGCCGTTCGCCCGGCGGGCTCCCGCCGATCCCGGCGCGGTCCTGGCCTCGGCGCGCCGCATCGGGGAGGATCTGGCCGACGGTCTCACCGGTACGGGGGTCGCCTCCGCGGCCCGGGGCCTGCGCGGTCTCGTCGCCGCCGACGCCGTTGGGTTGGCCGATCTTTCCGGCCGCCCGACCTGGGCGGGCCCGGTTCCCGGCGGTACGAAGTGGTTGGCCCAGGTCGACGAGGTCCTGCACAGCGAGACCCGCGTCGGCCGCCCGCCGCTGGTCGTCTCGCCGTTGCACGTGCACGACGAGTTGGCCGGTGTGCTCGTCGTCGCCGGGGCGGTGTCGCCCCGAGCGAGCCGGGAGGCCACCGAACTGGTGGTCGCCGCGCTGGAGCGGGCCAGGTTGGAGGCCTCCGCCGAGCAGGCCGCCCAGGCCGAGCTGCGGGCCCTGCGCGCCGAGATCTCCCCGCACTTCGTCTACAACGCGCTGACCGTCATCGCCGCGCTGGTGCACTCCGACCCCGAGCGCTCGCACGAGCTGATGCTCGACTTCGCCGACTACAACCGCTACAGCCTGGCCCGCCACGGCGACTACACCACTGTGGCCGAGGAGTTCCACGCGATCGAGACGTACCTGGCGCTGCAGCGGGCGGTGCTGGGGGAGCGGCTGCGGGTGCAGGTGCGGGTCGCGCCCGAGGTGCTCGCGGTGGCCATCCCGTACCTGGTGCTGCAGCCGCTGGTGGAGAACGCGGTGCGCCACGGCGTCGAGCCGCGGCCCACCGGCGGGGTCGTGCAGGTGCGGGGCGAGGCCGAGGGCGGCGACTGCGTCATCACCGTCGACGACGACGGGGTGGGGATGGCCCCCGCGCACGCCGAGGCGATCCTGGCCGGTCGCGGTCCCGCCGACAGCGTCGGGTTGGCCAACGTCGACCGCAGGCTGCGCAACGTCTACGGCCCCTGGTACGGGCTGGTGGTGGAGACCGAGCGGGACGCGGGCACCAGGGTGGTCGTCCGGATGCCGATGTTCGCCCCGGGGGTCGTGCCGTGA
- a CDS encoding LytR/AlgR family response regulator transcription factor, with the protein MNAESQVGAANGVRVLAVDDVRAALDELCRLLRASPDVARVRAAQDAVSALKVIQAEPFDAVFLDISMPGLNGLELASLLAKLSDPPVIVFVTAYDGHAVSAYGIGAVDYLLKPVRAERLADALTRVVRATAARRATAAEQEVARPDAMPALPVETDGRTRYVRRAEVEFAEAHGDYVRLHTATGVHLVRMPISRLQEYWEGSGFARVHRGFLVALDAVRELRSDSVGGMLAHTDLGDVPVSRRHARELRERLLRAAQRGELGKR; encoded by the coding sequence GTGAACGCCGAGAGCCAGGTTGGCGCCGCGAACGGGGTGCGGGTGCTGGCCGTCGACGACGTGCGGGCCGCGTTGGACGAGCTGTGCAGGCTGCTGCGCGCCTCCCCGGACGTCGCCAGGGTCCGCGCGGCGCAGGACGCGGTCAGCGCGCTGAAGGTCATCCAGGCCGAGCCGTTCGACGCGGTCTTCCTCGACATCTCCATGCCCGGCCTCAACGGGCTGGAGTTGGCGTCCCTGCTGGCCAAGCTCAGCGACCCGCCGGTGATCGTGTTCGTCACCGCCTACGACGGGCACGCCGTGTCCGCCTACGGCATCGGCGCGGTGGACTACCTGCTCAAACCGGTCCGCGCCGAACGCCTCGCCGACGCGCTGACCCGGGTCGTGCGGGCCACCGCGGCCCGCCGCGCCACCGCCGCCGAGCAGGAGGTGGCGCGCCCCGACGCGATGCCCGCGCTGCCGGTGGAGACCGACGGCAGGACCCGCTACGTGCGCCGCGCCGAGGTCGAGTTCGCCGAGGCGCACGGCGACTACGTCCGGCTGCACACCGCCACCGGCGTGCACCTGGTGCGCATGCCCATCTCCCGGCTGCAGGAGTACTGGGAGGGCTCCGGCTTCGCCAGGGTGCACCGCGGGTTCCTGGTCGCCCTCGACGCGGTCCGCGAGCTGCGCAGCGACTCCGTCGGCGGCATGCTGGCCCACACCGACCTCGGCGACGTCCCGGTGAGCCGCCGCCACGCCCGCGAGTTGCGCGAGCGGTTGCTGCGGGCGGCGCAACGGGGAGAGCTGGGCAAGCGGTGA
- a CDS encoding sodium/solute symporter, translating into MIAVFAVAPVVLLTLLVGLRGVAAIRTTSDFLVASRRVSPLLNSAAVSGEYLSAASFLGVAGLVVKDGMGALWYPVGFTAGYVAMLVLVAAPMRRSGAVTVPDFAEARLASTPLRKLAAVTVLVIAGLYLVPQFRTAGLVLSVVSDGPYWVGVVIAAVVVSVTLAVGGMRAATYVQAFQFCFKLVLFIVPAIWLLLQVGPQVRHEAVHPVEFTHFTRDTPVDFGLEVTLLLDEPLTARTGDGAPLWIPAGEYRVAEGSTVVFPAGAPVPGLRGGAAPGGPDWQRPLLDTSHAGHPVLGTWAVLVATMLGTMGLPHVLMRFHTSPDGRAARRTAAITVGLLSVFYLFPGIYGTLAKVLVPQLYLSGATDTAVVALPSQVDSGPTGTVFTGLLTAGAFAAFLATSLGLLLVVAGAISHDLVPGGLARLRFTVVAAAAVVVLLALPSARLDAGVLVTWGFTVAASTFCPLLVLGIWWPRLTAAGAIAGVAAGLAATAGAIVATLFGPPVSGWPAILIAQPAPWSVPLAFATMVGVSLLGRPPAWSQAAMLRLHLRERHDLGRGGDLGHSSWSARRSSAARRIIRRLGR; encoded by the coding sequence GTGATCGCGGTCTTCGCGGTCGCGCCGGTCGTGCTGCTGACCCTGCTGGTCGGGTTGCGCGGGGTCGCGGCGATCCGCACCACCTCCGACTTCCTAGTTGCCTCCCGCCGGGTCTCCCCGCTGCTGAACTCGGCCGCGGTCTCCGGCGAGTACCTCTCCGCCGCCTCGTTCCTCGGCGTCGCCGGGCTCGTGGTCAAGGACGGCATGGGCGCGCTGTGGTACCCGGTGGGGTTCACCGCGGGCTACGTCGCGATGCTCGTGCTGGTCGCCGCCCCGATGCGCCGCTCGGGGGCGGTGACCGTGCCGGACTTCGCCGAGGCGCGGCTGGCGTCCACCCCGCTGCGCAAGCTCGCCGCCGTCACCGTGCTGGTGATCGCCGGGCTCTACCTCGTGCCCCAGTTCCGCACCGCCGGGCTCGTGCTCAGCGTGGTCAGCGACGGCCCGTACTGGGTGGGCGTGGTGATCGCCGCCGTCGTGGTCAGCGTGACCCTGGCCGTCGGCGGGATGCGCGCGGCGACCTACGTGCAGGCCTTCCAGTTCTGCTTCAAGCTGGTGCTGTTCATCGTCCCGGCGATCTGGCTGCTGCTGCAGGTCGGCCCGCAGGTGCGGCACGAGGCTGTGCACCCGGTCGAGTTCACCCACTTCACCCGCGACACCCCGGTCGACTTCGGGCTCGAGGTCACCCTCCTGCTCGACGAGCCGCTGACCGCGCGCACCGGCGACGGGGCGCCGCTGTGGATCCCGGCGGGGGAGTACCGGGTCGCCGAAGGGTCCACTGTGGTCTTCCCGGCGGGCGCGCCGGTGCCCGGCCTGCGCGGCGGCGCGGCACCTGGCGGCCCGGACTGGCAGCGCCCGCTCCTGGACACCTCGCACGCGGGCCACCCGGTGCTCGGGACATGGGCGGTGCTGGTCGCCACGATGCTGGGCACCATGGGCCTGCCGCACGTGCTGATGCGCTTCCACACCAGCCCGGACGGCCGCGCCGCGCGCCGCACCGCCGCGATCACCGTCGGCCTGCTCAGCGTCTTCTACCTGTTCCCCGGCATCTACGGCACGCTCGCCAAGGTGCTGGTGCCGCAGCTGTACCTGTCCGGCGCCACCGACACCGCCGTGGTCGCTCTACCGTCCCAAGTGGACTCCGGGCCGACCGGGACGGTGTTCACCGGGCTGCTCACCGCGGGCGCCTTCGCCGCGTTCCTGGCCACCTCGCTCGGCCTGCTGCTCGTCGTCGCGGGCGCCATCTCCCACGACCTGGTCCCCGGCGGCCTGGCCAGGCTCCGGTTCACCGTCGTGGCCGCGGCCGCCGTCGTGGTCCTGCTCGCCCTGCCCTCGGCCCGCCTGGACGCGGGCGTGCTGGTGACCTGGGGGTTCACCGTGGCGGCGTCGACCTTCTGCCCGCTGCTGGTGTTGGGCATCTGGTGGCCGAGGCTGACCGCCGCCGGTGCGATCGCCGGGGTGGCGGCCGGGCTCGCGGCCACCGCGGGCGCCATCGTGGCGACCCTGTTCGGGCCGCCGGTGTCGGGCTGGCCCGCGATCCTCATCGCCCAGCCCGCGCCCTGGTCGGTGCCGCTGGCCTTCGCCACGATGGTCGGGGTGTCGCTGCTGGGCCGCCCGCCCGCGTGGTCGCAGGCCGCGATGCTGCGGCTGCACCTGCGGGAACGGCACGACCTCGGCCGCGGCGGTGACCTGGGCCACTCGTCCTGGTCGGCACGCCGTTCGTCGGCCGCTCGTCGCATCATCCGTCGATTGGGCCGCTGA
- a CDS encoding DUF485 domain-containing protein, whose product MSKSPDPDTHQPDHEPDWAEVHGSAEFVELRRRLRRFVFPMTAIFLVWYLVYVLLADYAHGFMATKLVGDINVGLVLGLLQFVSTFVITSLYVRYADRKLDPLATGIRERVEAGEAK is encoded by the coding sequence ATGAGTAAGTCCCCAGACCCCGACACGCACCAACCCGACCACGAGCCGGACTGGGCGGAGGTCCACGGCAGCGCCGAGTTCGTCGAACTGCGCCGCCGGTTACGCCGCTTCGTGTTCCCGATGACCGCGATCTTCCTGGTCTGGTACCTGGTCTACGTCCTGCTCGCCGACTACGCGCACGGGTTCATGGCCACCAAACTGGTCGGCGACATCAACGTCGGCCTCGTGCTCGGCCTGCTGCAGTTCGTCTCCACCTTCGTGATCACCAGCCTCTACGTGCGCTACGCCGACCGGAAGCTGGATCCGCTGGCCACCGGCATCCGCGAGCGCGTCGAGGCCGGTGAGGCCAAGTGA
- a CDS encoding solute symporter family protein: protein MSAVAAGVTGNNPALNIGIFAVFVAITLVVVFRASRNTKTAADYYAAGRAFTGPQNGVAIAGDYLSAASFLGIAGAIALNGYDGFLYSIGFLVAWLVALLLVAELLRNTGKYTMGDVLAFRMRQRPVRAAAATSTLVVSFFYLLAQMAGAGGLVALLLGITNKTGQAVVIAAVGVIMIVYVLVGGMKGTTWVQIIKAALLITGALAMTIWVLAKFGFNLSSLLGGAVDAGGKTGEALLSPGKQYGATGTSKLDFLSLGLALVLGTAGLPHILMRFYTVPTAKEARRSVVWAIWLIGIFYLFTLVLGYGAGAIVGPDAIKAAPGKANSAAPLLAQALGGPVLLGLIAAVAFATILAVVAGLTITASASFAHDIYANIIKKDKLADKNAEVRVARITAVVIGIVAIVGGIVANGQNVAFLVALAFAVAASANLPTILYSLFWKRFNTSGALWSTYGGLAASIILIVFSPAVSGKPATASTPSMIQGVDFHWFPLENPGIVSIPLAFFLGWLGTVLSKERRDDKYAEMEVRALTGAGAEKATPH, encoded by the coding sequence GTGAGCGCCGTCGCCGCCGGGGTCACCGGCAACAACCCCGCCCTCAACATCGGCATCTTCGCCGTGTTCGTCGCGATCACCCTGGTGGTCGTGTTCCGGGCCAGCCGCAACACCAAGACCGCCGCCGACTACTACGCCGCGGGCCGCGCGTTCACCGGACCGCAGAACGGCGTCGCCATCGCGGGCGACTACCTCTCCGCCGCCTCCTTCCTCGGCATCGCGGGCGCCATCGCGCTCAACGGCTACGACGGGTTCCTCTACTCCATCGGCTTCCTGGTGGCCTGGCTGGTCGCGCTGCTGCTGGTGGCCGAACTGCTGCGCAACACCGGCAAGTACACGATGGGCGACGTGCTGGCGTTCCGGATGCGCCAGCGCCCGGTCCGCGCCGCGGCGGCCACCTCCACCCTGGTGGTGTCCTTCTTCTACCTGCTGGCCCAGATGGCCGGTGCGGGTGGACTGGTCGCGCTGCTGCTGGGCATCACCAACAAGACCGGCCAGGCCGTCGTGATCGCCGCGGTCGGCGTCATCATGATCGTCTACGTGCTGGTCGGCGGCATGAAGGGCACCACGTGGGTGCAGATCATCAAGGCGGCGCTGCTGATCACCGGCGCGCTGGCGATGACCATCTGGGTGCTGGCCAAGTTCGGCTTCAACCTCTCCAGCCTGCTCGGCGGCGCCGTCGACGCGGGCGGCAAGACCGGTGAGGCGCTGCTGAGCCCCGGCAAGCAGTACGGCGCCACCGGGACCAGCAAGCTCGACTTCCTGTCCCTGGGCCTGGCGCTCGTGCTCGGCACCGCGGGGCTGCCGCACATCCTGATGCGCTTCTACACCGTGCCCACCGCCAAGGAGGCCCGCCGCTCGGTGGTCTGGGCGATCTGGCTGATCGGCATCTTCTACCTGTTCACCCTGGTCCTGGGCTACGGCGCGGGCGCCATCGTCGGCCCCGACGCCATCAAGGCGGCGCCGGGCAAGGCCAACTCCGCCGCGCCGCTGCTGGCCCAGGCGCTGGGCGGACCGGTCCTGCTGGGACTGATCGCCGCGGTCGCCTTCGCCACCATCCTGGCCGTGGTGGCCGGGTTGACCATCACCGCCTCGGCGTCGTTCGCCCACGACATCTACGCCAACATCATCAAGAAGGACAAGCTGGCGGACAAGAACGCCGAGGTCCGCGTCGCGCGGATCACCGCGGTGGTCATCGGCATCGTGGCCATCGTCGGCGGCATCGTCGCCAACGGCCAGAACGTGGCGTTCCTGGTCGCGCTGGCCTTCGCGGTGGCGGCGTCGGCGAACCTGCCGACCATCCTGTACTCGCTGTTCTGGAAGCGCTTCAACACCTCCGGCGCCCTCTGGAGCACCTACGGCGGCCTGGCGGCGAGCATCATCCTGATCGTGTTCTCCCCGGCGGTCTCCGGCAAACCCGCCACCGCCTCGACCCCCTCGATGATCCAGGGCGTCGACTTCCACTGGTTCCCCCTGGAGAACCCCGGGATCGTCTCCATCCCGCTGGCGTTCTTCCTCGGCTGGCTCGGCACCGTCCTGTCCAAGGAACGCCGGGACGACAAGTACGCCGAGATGGAGGTCCGCGCCCTCACCGGCGCGGGCGCGGAAAAGGCGACTCCGCACTAG
- a CDS encoding HNH endonuclease family protein, with protein MRSTVPVLAALALALTACDPNALGTGGTSVPAPAPGAPGDHAAQLAALGQPQPEDTGAHYDRKAWGEWAYDSASKCNTREQILVRDGDGEVVDGQCKPTCPKDFCWTSRYDGVTTKDPSALQIDHIVPIAEANRSGARNWTAPQRAAYYNDPANLVAVTARSNQSKSDGDPGKWSPTQGYWCDYATGYIAVKVKYKLTVDDAELAGLTKMLATCP; from the coding sequence ATGCGTTCCACTGTCCCTGTCCTGGCCGCCCTGGCCCTCGCGCTCACCGCCTGCGACCCCAACGCGCTGGGCACCGGTGGCACCTCGGTCCCCGCGCCCGCCCCGGGCGCCCCCGGCGACCACGCCGCCCAACTGGCCGCCCTTGGCCAACCCCAACCCGAGGACACCGGCGCGCACTACGACCGCAAGGCCTGGGGTGAGTGGGCCTACGACTCGGCCAGCAAGTGCAACACCCGCGAGCAGATCCTGGTGCGCGACGGCGACGGCGAGGTCGTCGACGGCCAGTGCAAGCCGACCTGCCCCAAGGACTTCTGCTGGACCAGCCGCTACGACGGCGTCACCACCAAGGACCCGTCGGCCCTGCAGATCGACCACATCGTGCCGATCGCCGAGGCCAACCGCTCCGGCGCGCGCAACTGGACCGCCCCGCAGCGCGCCGCCTACTACAACGACCCGGCCAACCTCGTCGCGGTGACCGCCCGCTCCAACCAGAGCAAGAGCGACGGCGACCCGGGCAAGTGGAGCCCGACCCAGGGCTACTGGTGCGACTACGCCACCGGCTACATCGCGGTGAAGGTCAAGTACAAGCTCACCGTGGACGACGCCGAACTCGCCGGGCTCACCAAGATGCTGGCCACCTGCCCGTGA
- a CDS encoding S1 family peptidase has protein sequence MKKTKIAVAVAGAALSVLAAMPAANAAPAGDPVLTPAIIGGGTASNAPWAARLFSNGQQSCSATIIAPQYILTAKHCVASGTISFRIGSLDQTTGGTTANASQIYRHSASDLAIARLDRSVSATYAPLGTTSDARVGQQVQVYGWGATCTGQPEINCQSRYLKVATVQVTSTNARDAYNGVAVQARRVNGITAGGDSGGPMFGNGRQIGVASTSDRQSITNYTSVGSYRSWIQSIAGV, from the coding sequence ATGAAGAAGACGAAGATCGCGGTGGCCGTCGCGGGTGCCGCGCTGTCCGTGCTGGCCGCCATGCCCGCCGCCAACGCCGCGCCCGCCGGGGACCCGGTCCTCACCCCCGCCATCATCGGTGGCGGCACGGCGAGCAACGCCCCGTGGGCGGCGCGCCTGTTCAGCAACGGCCAGCAGTCCTGCTCGGCGACCATCATCGCCCCGCAGTACATCCTGACCGCCAAGCACTGCGTGGCCAGCGGCACGATCAGCTTCCGGATCGGCAGCCTGGACCAGACCACCGGTGGCACCACCGCCAACGCCTCGCAGATCTACCGGCACTCCGCCTCGGACCTGGCCATCGCGCGCCTGGACCGCAGCGTGTCGGCGACCTACGCGCCGCTGGGCACCACGTCCGACGCCCGGGTCGGCCAGCAGGTGCAGGTCTACGGCTGGGGTGCCACCTGCACCGGCCAGCCGGAGATCAACTGCCAGTCGCGCTACCTCAAGGTCGCGACCGTGCAGGTGACCTCGACCAACGCCCGCGACGCCTACAACGGTGTCGCGGTCCAGGCCCGCCGGGTCAACGGCATCACCGCCGGTGGCGACTCCGGTGGCCCGATGTTCGGCAACGGCCGCCAGATCGGTGTCGCCTCCACCAGCGACCGGCAGAGCATCACCAACTACACCTCGGTGGGCTCCTACCGCAGCTGGATCCAGAGCATCGCGGGCGTCTGA
- the paaZ gene encoding phenylacetic acid degradation bifunctional protein PaaZ, translating to MALLRSYVSGRWHTPDDGVPLLDAVTGEEVARISSAGVDMGGALEHGRRVGGPALRELTFHQRAALLKVLATHLTEHKDELYALSARTGATQRDSLVDIDGGIGVLFTYSGKGRRELPNAKVLAEGPVERLSREGTFVGRHIAAPLRGVAVQINAFNFPVWGPLEKFAPAFVAGVPTLIKPASQTAYVTARLVELMLESGALPEGSLQLVSGSAGDLLDHLTPQDLVGFTGSATTARKLRSHPTVVANSVRFTAEADSLNCSILGPDATAGTPEFDLFVKQLVAEMTVKAGQKCTAIRRAFVPSGQLDAVADAVSARLAKITVGNPANPDVRMGALASLDQREEVRRSVRSLAEAGTVVFGALDHVDTLDADPERGAFLSPVLLRADDPDRAQPHEVEAFGPVSTLLPYDGVDHAVELAARGLGSLVGSVVTGDADFAAELVLGVAPWHGRLLVLDTDNAKESTGHGSPLPALVHGGPGRAGGGEEMGGIRGVLHHLQRTAIQASPRVLAAITGEWVPGAPRTVEDVHPFRKTLADLRVGDSVTAGPRVVTQADIDHFAEFTGDTFYAHTNPEAAAANEFFGGIVAHGYLIVSFAAGLFVSPEPGPVLANYGLENLRFTTPVFPGDELTVTLTAKQITPRENATYGEVRWDSLVTKQDGTPAAHYDVLTLVSKS from the coding sequence ATGGCGCTGCTGCGCAGCTACGTATCCGGCCGCTGGCACACCCCGGACGACGGGGTCCCGCTGCTCGACGCGGTCACCGGCGAGGAGGTCGCCCGGATCTCCTCGGCCGGGGTCGACATGGGCGGCGCGCTCGAGCACGGCCGCCGCGTCGGCGGACCCGCGTTGCGCGAGCTGACCTTCCACCAGCGCGCCGCGCTGCTCAAGGTGCTCGCCACGCACCTCACCGAGCACAAGGACGAGCTCTACGCCCTGTCCGCGCGCACCGGCGCCACCCAGCGCGACTCGCTGGTCGACATCGACGGCGGCATCGGCGTGCTGTTCACCTACAGCGGCAAGGGCCGCCGCGAACTGCCCAACGCGAAGGTCCTCGCCGAGGGCCCGGTCGAGCGGCTCAGCCGCGAGGGCACCTTCGTCGGCAGGCACATCGCCGCGCCGCTGCGCGGGGTCGCGGTGCAGATCAACGCCTTCAACTTCCCGGTCTGGGGTCCGCTGGAGAAGTTCGCCCCCGCGTTCGTCGCGGGCGTGCCGACGCTGATCAAGCCCGCCAGCCAGACCGCCTACGTGACCGCGCGGCTGGTGGAGCTGATGCTCGAGTCGGGCGCCCTGCCCGAGGGCAGCCTGCAGCTGGTCAGCGGCAGCGCGGGCGACCTGCTCGACCACCTCACCCCGCAGGACCTGGTCGGCTTCACCGGATCGGCGACCACCGCCCGCAAGCTGCGCTCGCACCCCACCGTCGTGGCCAACTCGGTCCGCTTCACCGCCGAGGCCGACTCGCTCAACTGCTCGATCCTCGGCCCGGACGCCACCGCGGGCACCCCCGAGTTCGACCTGTTCGTCAAGCAGCTGGTCGCCGAGATGACGGTGAAGGCGGGGCAGAAGTGCACCGCCATCCGCCGCGCGTTCGTCCCCTCCGGGCAGCTGGACGCGGTCGCCGACGCGGTCAGCGCCCGCCTCGCCAAGATCACCGTCGGCAACCCGGCCAACCCGGACGTGCGCATGGGCGCCCTCGCCAGCCTCGACCAGCGCGAGGAGGTCCGCCGCTCGGTGCGGTCACTGGCCGAGGCGGGCACCGTGGTCTTCGGCGCGCTCGACCACGTCGACACCCTCGACGCCGACCCCGAGCGCGGCGCCTTCCTGTCCCCGGTGCTGCTGCGCGCCGACGACCCTGACCGCGCTCAGCCGCACGAGGTCGAGGCGTTCGGCCCGGTCAGCACGCTGCTGCCCTACGACGGGGTCGACCACGCCGTCGAGCTCGCCGCCCGCGGCCTGGGCAGCCTGGTCGGCTCGGTCGTCACCGGCGACGCCGACTTCGCCGCGGAACTCGTCCTCGGGGTCGCGCCCTGGCACGGCAGGCTCCTGGTGCTCGACACCGACAACGCCAAGGAGTCCACCGGCCACGGCTCGCCCCTGCCCGCCCTCGTCCACGGCGGCCCCGGCCGCGCGGGCGGCGGCGAGGAGATGGGCGGCATCCGCGGCGTCCTGCACCACCTGCAGCGCACCGCGATCCAGGCCAGCCCCCGGGTCCTGGCCGCCATCACCGGCGAGTGGGTCCCCGGCGCCCCGCGCACGGTCGAGGACGTCCACCCGTTCCGCAAGACCCTGGCCGACCTGCGCGTCGGCGACAGCGTCACCGCGGGCCCCCGCGTCGTCACCCAGGCCGACATCGACCACTTCGCCGAGTTCACCGGCGACACCTTCTACGCCCACACCAACCCGGAAGCCGCCGCTGCCAACGAGTTCTTCGGCGGCATCGTCGCCCACGGCTACCTCATCGTGTCCTTCGCCGCGGGCTTGTTCGTCTCCCCGGAGCCAGGCCCCGTGTTGGCCAACTACGGCCTGGAGAACCTCCGCTTCACCACTCCCGTCTTCCCCGGCGACGAGTTGACGGTGACCCTGACCGCCAAGCAGATCACCCCCCGCGAGAACGCCACCTACGGCGAAGTCCGCTGGGACTCCCTCGTCACCAAGCAGGACGGGACCCCGGCCGCCCACTACGACGTCCTCACCCTCGTCTCCAAGTCCTGA
- a CDS encoding snapalysin family zinc-dependent metalloprotease: MQRRTLALIAANAFLGAALVVGAASPATAAQDSAAAAVTTLTYSDSGATQYSAEIAEAARIWNAAAPNVKIVKAAAGQRVNIRIVSDPGWPRATLGPVRSTGSAQVWFGKQAVDQGYNKTRIITHELGHNLGLPDNRTGLCSDLMSGSSAPVSCANSQPSAAERARVQRNYATGIAANQQPLTVVIHDGA, encoded by the coding sequence ATGCAACGACGAACGCTCGCGCTGATCGCGGCGAACGCCTTCCTCGGCGCCGCCCTCGTGGTCGGGGCGGCGAGCCCGGCCACCGCGGCGCAGGACAGCGCCGCCGCCGCGGTCACCACCCTGACCTACAGCGACAGCGGCGCCACCCAGTACTCCGCCGAGATCGCCGAGGCGGCCCGCATCTGGAACGCGGCCGCGCCGAACGTCAAGATCGTCAAGGCGGCCGCTGGCCAGCGGGTCAACATCCGCATCGTGTCCGACCCGGGCTGGCCGCGGGCCACCCTGGGCCCGGTCCGCTCCACCGGATCGGCGCAGGTGTGGTTCGGCAAGCAGGCCGTGGACCAGGGCTACAACAAGACCCGCATCATCACCCACGAGCTCGGTCACAACCTGGGCCTGCCCGACAACCGGACCGGGCTGTGCTCGGACCTGATGTCGGGTAGCTCCGCCCCGGTCAGCTGCGCGAACTCGCAGCCGAGCGCGGCCGAGCGGGCTCGGGTGCAGCGCAACTACGCGACCGGGATCGCGGCGAACCAGCAGCCGCTGACCGTCGTCATCCACGACGGGGCCTGA